In the Novosphingobium sp. 9 genome, one interval contains:
- a CDS encoding MAPEG family protein: protein MLTGSSTAIPTELLVLAWGCVLLVFNILLAGQLRTRQYGVDWNMGPRDETSGLPALPPRTGRVIRAQANLQETFPVAVAALLGVVLAGRTGTVSHIGAWVWLAARVAYLPVYWAGIKGLRSLLYIVSMVGLLMVLWPLLWG from the coding sequence ATGCTGACAGGATCGTCCACCGCCATTCCCACGGAACTGCTCGTTCTCGCCTGGGGCTGCGTGCTGCTGGTGTTCAACATCCTGCTCGCGGGTCAGTTGCGCACGCGCCAGTACGGCGTGGACTGGAACATGGGACCGCGTGACGAAACCTCCGGCCTGCCCGCATTGCCGCCGCGCACCGGGCGGGTGATCCGGGCACAGGCGAACCTTCAGGAAACCTTCCCGGTGGCCGTCGCCGCGCTGCTGGGCGTGGTGCTGGCGGGGCGGACCGGCACGGTCTCGCACATCGGCGCCTGGGTCTGGCTGGCTGCGCGCGTGGCCTATCTTCCGGTCTACTGGGCAGGGATCAAGGGGCTGCGCTCGCTCCTTTACATCGTCAGCATGGTGGGCCTGCTGATGGTCCTGTGGCCGCTGCTGTGGGGTTAA
- a CDS encoding winged helix-turn-helix domain-containing protein codes for MASDNNGGLQMGSHTAAGRQRFFAWVGPGEISAEYDLRQLGWGFRQRSDFEHGASQIACPMLLDGRGEDGKGEDAGFLGTLLLSVPRPQRRRIAVVGLPDTADCAAILRMGYGEALKSGTSLEEIGARAERIDCLGTWVPRFRNVGPLHLDLVDREAFADGRSLDLNPREFSLLWRLADEPRSVVSKQALIQDVWRMGFVPETNSIAVHMSRLRRKLGYAGLASIIATAPEGGYLLALDAREGPAAYRPLASQSAGMERHAL; via the coding sequence ATGGCAAGCGACAACAACGGGGGATTACAGATGGGCAGCCATACGGCAGCCGGTCGACAGCGCTTTTTTGCGTGGGTCGGTCCAGGGGAAATCAGCGCGGAATATGACCTCAGGCAACTCGGCTGGGGCTTCCGGCAGCGCAGCGATTTCGAGCATGGCGCGTCCCAGATCGCCTGTCCGATGCTGCTCGACGGCAGGGGCGAGGACGGCAAGGGCGAGGATGCAGGCTTTCTCGGCACGCTGCTGCTGTCTGTCCCCAGGCCGCAGCGACGCCGGATCGCCGTCGTCGGCTTGCCGGACACTGCCGACTGCGCCGCCATCCTGCGCATGGGATATGGCGAAGCGCTGAAATCCGGCACATCGCTGGAGGAAATCGGCGCGCGGGCAGAGCGTATCGATTGCCTGGGAACGTGGGTGCCGCGCTTCCGCAATGTCGGCCCGCTGCATCTCGATCTCGTCGATCGCGAAGCCTTTGCCGATGGGCGCTCGCTCGATCTCAATCCGCGTGAATTCTCGCTGCTCTGGCGCCTGGCCGACGAGCCGCGCAGTGTCGTCAGCAAGCAGGCGCTGATTCAGGACGTCTGGCGCATGGGCTTCGTGCCAGAGACCAACAGCATCGCCGTCCACATGTCCCGCCTGCGCCGCAAGCTGGGCTACGCGGGGCTGGCCAGCATCATCGCGACTGCACCCGAAGGCGGCTATCTGCTCGCTCTCGATGCGCGCGAAGGCCCTGCGGCATACCGCCCTCTCGCCTCGCAATCCGCTGGGATGGAACGGCACGCCCTCTGA
- a CDS encoding LL-diaminopimelate aminotransferase: protein MSEEFYRIKRLPPYVIAEVNAMRHAARQAGRDIIDLGMGNPDLPPPQHVLDKLCEVAQKPDAHGYSQSKGIPGLRRAQANYYANRFGVELDPEREVVVTMGSKEGLASLATAITAPGDVVLAPNPSYPIHTFGFIIAGATIRSVPTTPDENYWRSLDRAMAFTVPRPSILIVNYPSNPTAETVDLAFYERLVAWAKENKVWILSDLAYSELYYDGNPTRSILEVPGAKDVAVEFTSLSKTYSMAGWRIGFAVGNPHLISALTRVKSYLDYGAFTPIQAAACAALNGPQDIVEKNRLLYQKRRDVMVEAFGRAGWDIPSPKASMFAWAPLPPALKEMGSLEFSKQLLSEAEVAVAPGVGYGEDGEGYVRIAMVENEQRLRQAARNIRRFLQKKGVNTPAT from the coding sequence ATGTCCGAAGAGTTCTACCGCATCAAGCGTCTGCCGCCTTACGTGATCGCCGAAGTCAATGCGATGCGTCACGCGGCCCGCCAGGCGGGACGGGACATCATCGACCTCGGCATGGGCAACCCCGATCTGCCCCCTCCCCAGCACGTGCTCGACAAGCTGTGCGAGGTTGCCCAGAAGCCCGACGCGCACGGCTATTCGCAGTCCAAGGGCATCCCCGGCCTGCGCCGCGCCCAGGCGAACTATTATGCCAACCGCTTCGGCGTCGAGCTGGACCCCGAGCGCGAGGTCGTCGTGACCATGGGCTCGAAGGAAGGCCTCGCCAGCCTCGCCACCGCGATCACCGCGCCCGGCGACGTGGTGCTGGCGCCCAACCCCAGCTATCCGATCCACACGTTCGGCTTCATCATCGCCGGGGCGACCATCCGCTCGGTGCCGACGACGCCGGACGAGAATTACTGGCGCTCGCTCGACCGAGCGATGGCCTTCACCGTGCCGCGTCCCTCGATCCTCATCGTCAACTACCCGTCGAACCCGACCGCGGAGACGGTGGACCTCGCCTTCTACGAGCGCCTCGTCGCCTGGGCGAAGGAGAACAAGGTGTGGATCCTGTCCGACCTTGCCTATTCGGAGCTGTATTACGACGGCAACCCGACCCGCTCGATCCTCGAAGTGCCGGGCGCCAAGGATGTCGCGGTCGAATTCACGTCGCTGTCGAAGACGTACTCGATGGCAGGCTGGCGCATCGGGTTTGCGGTGGGCAACCCGCACCTCATCTCAGCGCTGACCCGCGTGAAGTCGTATCTCGATTACGGCGCCTTCACGCCGATCCAGGCGGCGGCCTGCGCCGCGCTGAACGGCCCGCAGGATATCGTCGAGAAGAACCGCCTGCTCTATCAAAAGCGTCGCGACGTGATGGTCGAGGCGTTCGGACGGGCGGGATGGGACATCCCCAGCCCCAAGGCCTCAATGTTCGCCTGGGCGCCGCTGCCGCCTGCGCTCAAGGAAATGGGCAGCCTGGAATTCTCCAAGCAGCTGCTCAGCGAGGCCGAAGTCGCGGTCGCGCCGGGCGTCGGCTATGGTGAGGACGGCGAAGGCTATGTGCGAATCGCCATGGTCGAGAACGAGCAGCGCCTGCGTCAGGCCGCGCGCAACATTCGCCGCTTCCTGCAGAAGAAAGGCGTGAACACGCCCGCAACCTGA
- the lptG gene encoding LPS export ABC transporter permease LptG, whose amino-acid sequence MQFDFFPSRTLTLYLAKLFATRILAVLIMLVLVLQVLDLLGESGDILAYHGNGQAQLMYYVTLRVPQLISRFLPYSVLLATIITLMTLNQNSEVISMRAAGLSAHQVLAPLLLTSLVISGLSFVFNERVVTRSFATLDAWQAVKYGPVPKDTGLRTNVYLADGRDILYAAQASGPGNTMTLTNVTFYVRDANGAILSETRAPTATYANPGWRLVKPRHFDVADTTSTKPISDLVAPGITPDKVRMTSIDSDGQNIFELSRSIEAMRAAGRRTSELEAAWWHKISGPLAALLMPLLGAVAAFGLARSGQLLIRAVIGMALGFAYFVLDNAALAMGNFGGYPPLVAAWAPFVLFLLVGETVLVRTEE is encoded by the coding sequence ATGCAGTTCGATTTCTTCCCTTCGCGCACGCTCACCCTCTATCTGGCCAAGCTGTTCGCCACGCGCATTCTGGCGGTGCTGATCATGCTGGTTCTGGTGCTGCAGGTGCTCGACCTTCTGGGCGAGAGTGGCGACATTCTGGCCTATCACGGCAACGGGCAGGCGCAGTTGATGTACTACGTCACCTTGCGCGTGCCGCAGCTGATCTCGCGCTTCCTGCCCTATTCGGTGCTGCTGGCGACGATCATCACGCTGATGACGCTGAACCAGAACAGCGAGGTGATCTCGATGCGCGCGGCGGGGCTGTCCGCGCATCAGGTGCTCGCGCCGCTGCTGCTGACCTCGCTGGTGATCTCGGGGCTGAGCTTCGTGTTCAACGAGCGGGTGGTGACGCGTTCGTTTGCCACGCTCGATGCCTGGCAGGCGGTGAAGTACGGCCCGGTGCCCAAGGACACGGGGCTGCGCACCAACGTCTACCTCGCCGACGGGCGCGACATCCTTTATGCCGCGCAGGCGTCCGGCCCCGGCAACACGATGACGCTGACCAATGTCACGTTCTACGTTCGCGATGCCAATGGCGCGATCCTGAGCGAGACCCGCGCGCCCACCGCGACATATGCCAATCCCGGCTGGCGTCTGGTCAAGCCGCGCCACTTCGACGTGGCGGACACCACCAGCACCAAGCCGATCTCGGACCTCGTGGCGCCGGGGATCACGCCTGACAAGGTGCGGATGACCTCGATCGATTCGGACGGGCAGAACATCTTCGAGCTGAGCCGTTCGATCGAGGCGATGCGCGCCGCCGGGCGCCGCACCAGCGAGCTTGAGGCGGCGTGGTGGCACAAGATTTCCGGCCCGCTGGCCGCGCTGCTGATGCCGCTGCTGGGCGCGGTCGCCGCGTTCGGACTGGCCCGTTCGGGGCAGTTGCTGATCCGTGCGGTGATCGGCATGGCGCTGGGCTTTGCCTATTTCGTGCTCGACAATGCGGCGCTGGCGATGGGCAACTTCGGCGGCTATCCGCCGCTGGTCGCGGCATGGGCGCCCTTCGTGCTGTTCCTGCTGGTCGGCGAGACGGTGCTGGTGCGGACCGAGGAATAA
- a CDS encoding PHA/PHB synthase family protein, which yields MPTESNAMLADIVRAQTDTFQALLGTTSAVASGGDAKAADENAVNWAGVVGRMQSLWQDYQIEQLQKVGGGTSPLGDPAKWAGTIETVLRQLPLSDPDVHKHLWEEGISLVNAVLGQYGMGPDAAEQVPELPLLPLGGDRRFGDAAWSSKPFFAVIHQLYLLLSQRLVAMAEASEGVDASRKAQLVFAARAVADALSPSNFPLTNPLAMAKAAETQGESLVRGFENLIDDLRKGQIVHSSPGAFTLGENIAVTPGKVIAETPLYQLIQYTPTTDKVLATPLVIFPPWINRFYILDLNAKKSFVRWAVEQGITVFMVSWKSADASMADMVWDDYIAAQIAVIDLVRERLKVPAVHTVGYCVAGTTLAATLAILARKGEGDKVASATFLTAQVDFEEAGDLKNFVDDAQIDAIGKLSTDGYLDGRYLAATFNILRGNDLIWSHVERNYLKGEDRPAFDLLHWNGDVTNLPARWHRDYLRDLYRDNRLVVPDSLQAGGVPIDLRRITTPCYIQAGREDHIAPPRSVWKLTRHLAGPWTFLLAGSGHIAGVVNPPSANKYQYWVNGAPVDSLEAFVSGASEHRGSWWPHWAQWIEALDGTKLPAKGKRRPGGRGDKAIEDAPGRYVMTR from the coding sequence ATGCCCACCGAATCCAATGCGATGCTTGCCGATATCGTCCGTGCGCAGACCGATACGTTCCAGGCCCTGCTGGGCACGACATCGGCGGTTGCGAGCGGGGGCGATGCGAAAGCGGCTGACGAGAATGCCGTGAACTGGGCCGGTGTCGTTGGCCGGATGCAGTCGCTCTGGCAGGACTATCAGATCGAGCAGTTGCAGAAGGTCGGAGGCGGCACGTCGCCGCTGGGCGATCCGGCGAAGTGGGCCGGCACGATCGAGACGGTGCTGCGCCAGTTGCCGCTCAGCGATCCCGATGTGCACAAGCACCTGTGGGAAGAAGGCATTTCCCTCGTGAACGCGGTGCTGGGCCAGTACGGCATGGGGCCGGACGCTGCCGAGCAGGTGCCCGAACTGCCGCTGTTGCCGCTGGGCGGGGACCGCCGCTTCGGGGATGCCGCATGGAGCAGCAAGCCGTTCTTTGCCGTCATCCATCAGCTCTATCTGCTGCTCTCGCAGCGGCTGGTGGCGATGGCCGAGGCCTCCGAGGGTGTCGATGCCAGCCGCAAGGCACAGCTGGTGTTCGCCGCGCGGGCTGTCGCCGACGCGCTCAGCCCCTCGAATTTTCCGCTGACCAATCCGCTGGCGATGGCGAAGGCGGCGGAGACGCAGGGCGAAAGCCTGGTGCGCGGGTTCGAGAACCTGATCGACGATCTGCGCAAGGGGCAGATCGTGCATTCCAGCCCCGGCGCCTTCACGCTGGGCGAGAATATCGCGGTGACGCCGGGCAAGGTGATCGCCGAGACGCCGCTCTACCAGCTGATCCAGTACACGCCGACCACCGACAAGGTGCTGGCGACGCCGCTGGTGATCTTCCCGCCGTGGATCAACCGCTTCTACATCCTCGACCTCAATGCGAAGAAAAGCTTCGTGCGCTGGGCGGTGGAGCAGGGGATCACCGTGTTCATGGTCTCGTGGAAGTCCGCCGATGCATCGATGGCCGATATGGTGTGGGACGATTACATCGCGGCGCAGATCGCCGTGATCGACCTTGTGCGCGAGCGGCTGAAGGTGCCCGCCGTCCACACCGTGGGCTATTGCGTCGCGGGCACGACGCTGGCCGCCACGCTGGCGATCCTTGCGAGGAAGGGCGAGGGCGACAAGGTGGCCAGCGCCACGTTCCTGACCGCGCAAGTGGACTTCGAGGAGGCGGGCGACCTCAAGAACTTCGTCGACGATGCGCAGATCGACGCCATCGGCAAGCTGTCGACCGACGGCTATCTCGACGGGCGCTATCTGGCCGCGACGTTCAATATCCTGCGCGGCAACGACCTGATCTGGTCGCATGTCGAGCGCAACTATCTCAAGGGCGAGGATCGCCCGGCCTTCGATCTGCTGCACTGGAACGGCGACGTCACCAATCTGCCCGCGCGCTGGCATCGCGACTATCTGCGCGATCTCTATCGCGATAACCGGCTGGTGGTGCCCGATTCCCTTCAGGCCGGGGGCGTGCCTATCGACCTACGGCGGATCACGACGCCCTGCTACATTCAGGCGGGGCGCGAGGATCATATCGCCCCGCCGCGCAGCGTGTGGAAGCTGACGCGCCATCTGGCAGGGCCGTGGACGTTCCTGCTGGCGGGATCGGGGCATATCGCGGGTGTCGTCAACCCGCCGAGCGCCAACAAGTACCAGTACTGGGTGAACGGCGCCCCTGTCGATTCGCTGGAGGCTTTCGTTAGCGGCGCGAGCGAGCACCGGGGCAGCTGGTGGCCGCACTGGGCCCAATGGATTGAGGCGCTCGATGGTACGAAATTGCCTGCCAAGGGCAAGCGGCGGCCCGGCGGTCGCGGCGACAAGGCGATCGAGGATGCGCCGGGGCGCTATGTGATGACGCGCTGA
- a CDS encoding molybdenum cofactor guanylyltransferase translates to MTLILGAVIAGGLSTRFGSDKALAVYDGHTLLSRAVDTLAGWCEYVVVVGRETAPAPTLPDWPHAGMGPLGGLAAALRLAQDEGYGAVLSSSVDALGMPEDLLARLSPGPACLAANPVIGLWPVETLPVLEEILHGEGTHSMMRFAEAVGARMERLAQAPANINTPADLARLPDAG, encoded by the coding sequence ATGACCCTGATCCTTGGTGCGGTGATCGCGGGCGGTCTGTCGACCCGGTTCGGAAGCGACAAGGCGCTGGCGGTCTATGATGGCCACACCCTTCTTTCACGCGCGGTGGATACGCTGGCCGGGTGGTGCGAATATGTGGTGGTGGTCGGGCGTGAGACAGCGCCTGCGCCGACGTTGCCCGATTGGCCGCATGCGGGCATGGGGCCGCTTGGTGGATTGGCCGCCGCCCTGCGGCTGGCGCAGGATGAAGGCTATGGGGCGGTGCTCAGCAGCAGCGTCGATGCGCTGGGCATGCCGGAGGATCTGTTGGCGCGCCTTTCTCCCGGCCCTGCCTGCCTTGCCGCGAATCCGGTGATCGGTCTGTGGCCGGTGGAAACGTTGCCGGTGCTGGAAGAGATCCTGCATGGCGAAGGCACGCATTCGATGATGCGCTTCGCCGAGGCGGTTGGCGCTCGGATGGAGCGCCTTGCGCAGGCGCCCGCCAACATCAATACGCCCGCTGACCTCGCCCGCCTGCCCGACGCGGGCTGA
- a CDS encoding phasin family protein, with protein MAGQDDAKSKTTPKKASVATIKPQPKPKPIAKPAAKKAPVKTAPLKQAVSKPTAAKPQAAPKASKPPIPAKSVTPTVAKAAEVAAPPKPAAAPVAVAEPVPAAKAGEPVKLEPAKLEVPKTPEAPKPAPAAKAAPAPKPTKTELAVAKTPIAETASKTVTPPAAFAGLFTNFILEDSTMDMNVNIKDAMSDAQTKAKAAFEKGTEVLGEVSDFTKGNVEAVIESGKIFAEGMQGMGSSLVSESRASFEAMTGDIKELAAAKSPTDFFKLQGDMMRKNFDSAVATGSKNSEAMLKLMSDVMAPISGRFSLAMEKVRTAA; from the coding sequence ATGGCCGGACAGGACGACGCGAAAAGCAAGACGACGCCGAAGAAGGCATCTGTAGCCACCATCAAGCCCCAGCCCAAACCCAAGCCGATTGCCAAACCCGCTGCGAAGAAGGCGCCCGTCAAGACGGCTCCGCTCAAGCAGGCGGTTTCCAAGCCGACAGCTGCGAAGCCGCAAGCCGCGCCGAAAGCCTCCAAGCCACCTATACCGGCAAAGTCGGTCACGCCGACTGTGGCCAAGGCGGCCGAAGTCGCAGCCCCGCCCAAACCGGCAGCTGCTCCGGTAGCGGTGGCCGAGCCGGTTCCTGCCGCCAAGGCGGGCGAACCGGTAAAGCTGGAGCCGGCAAAGCTCGAAGTGCCGAAGACGCCCGAAGCGCCCAAGCCTGCCCCGGCAGCCAAGGCCGCTCCGGCGCCCAAGCCGACGAAAACCGAACTCGCGGTCGCCAAGACACCGATTGCAGAGACGGCATCCAAGACCGTCACACCACCCGCAGCGTTCGCAGGACTTTTTACCAACTTCATTCTCGAGGACAGCACGATGGACATGAATGTCAATATCAAGGATGCCATGAGCGACGCCCAGACCAAGGCCAAGGCGGCCTTCGAAAAGGGCACCGAGGTTCTCGGCGAAGTCAGCGACTTCACCAAGGGCAACGTCGAGGCCGTGATCGAATCGGGCAAGATCTTCGCTGAAGGCATGCAGGGCATGGGGTCTTCGCTGGTCTCGGAAAGCCGCGCTTCGTTCGAAGCCATGACCGGTGACATCAAGGAGCTTGCCGCCGCCAAGTCGCCGACCGACTTCTTCAAGCTGCAGGGCGACATGATGCGCAAAAACTTCGACAGCGCCGTCGCTACCGGCTCGAAGAACAGCGAAGCCATGCTCAAGCTGATGAGCGATGTGATGGCGCCGATTTCGGGCCGTTTCAGCCTGGCCATGGAAAAGGTCCGCACGGCGGCCTGA
- the lptF gene encoding LPS export ABC transporter permease LptF, translating to MKFITAIDRYILRLTLMPMFGIFLLAASLLMLDKMLKLFDFVATEGGPVGVVFKMLANLMPEYASLAIPLGLMIGILLAFRKLATSSELDVMRAVGLSYTRLLRMPYIITLVLVGVNLANVGYLQPLARYYYEELNYELKSGALGASIKVGEFTTLKDRIALRIEQSQDDGRKLLGIFVRVADAKGQVLSISARQGRFLAFRGSPDTIVLRLDNGRMVQDIPGHNSRVLTFTQHDLPIDLPAVEKFRQRGGADREYLLPELMHLGWNKDRPKAERIASQANFNYRMVEVVMMLLLPLLAVALAIPPKRSTSALGLFVSIVMIVAYHKINEYASDVASLGKISPVFGLWGPFALFAALIVWMYWRVAYVPGGQAIGWLERIAAIVGKRIRSLLRRRRKSGPLLPVPAADKT from the coding sequence GTGAAATTCATCACCGCCATAGATCGATACATCCTGCGCCTCACGCTGATGCCCATGTTCGGCATCTTCCTGCTGGCGGCATCGCTGCTGATGCTCGACAAGATGCTCAAGCTGTTCGACTTCGTGGCGACGGAGGGCGGGCCGGTCGGCGTGGTCTTCAAGATGCTCGCCAACCTGATGCCCGAATATGCCAGCCTCGCGATTCCGCTGGGGCTGATGATCGGCATCCTGCTGGCCTTCCGCAAGCTGGCGACCTCCAGCGAGCTGGACGTGATGCGAGCGGTGGGCCTCAGCTATACCCGCCTGCTGCGCATGCCCTACATCATCACGCTGGTGCTGGTGGGCGTGAACCTCGCCAATGTCGGCTATCTGCAGCCGCTGGCGCGCTATTACTACGAAGAGCTGAACTACGAGCTGAAGTCCGGTGCGCTGGGCGCCTCGATCAAGGTGGGCGAGTTCACCACGCTGAAGGACCGCATCGCGCTGCGGATCGAACAGAGCCAGGACGATGGCCGCAAGCTGCTGGGCATCTTCGTGCGCGTGGCCGACGCCAAGGGTCAGGTGCTGTCGATCTCGGCCAGGCAGGGGCGCTTCCTCGCCTTCCGCGGCTCGCCCGATACCATCGTGCTGCGGCTCGACAACGGGCGGATGGTGCAGGACATTCCCGGCCATAACTCGCGCGTGCTGACCTTCACGCAGCACGATCTGCCGATCGACCTTCCGGCGGTGGAGAAGTTCCGCCAGCGCGGCGGCGCCGATCGCGAATATCTGCTGCCCGAGCTGATGCACCTTGGCTGGAACAAGGACCGCCCCAAGGCCGAGCGTATCGCCAGCCAGGCGAACTTCAACTATCGCATGGTCGAAGTGGTGATGATGCTGCTGCTGCCGCTCTTGGCGGTGGCGCTGGCGATCCCGCCCAAGCGATCGACGTCTGCGCTGGGCCTGTTCGTCTCGATCGTGATGATCGTGGCCTATCACAAGATCAACGAGTACGCGAGCGACGTGGCCTCGCTCGGCAAGATCAGCCCGGTCTTCGGACTGTGGGGGCCGTTCGCGCTGTTCGCCGCGCTGATCGTGTGGATGTACTGGCGCGTGGCCTATGTGCCCGGCGGTCAGGCGATCGGCTGGCTGGAGCGGATTGCCGCGATCGTCGGCAAGCGCATCCGCTCGCTGCTGCGCCGCCGCCGCAAGAGCGGGCCTCTCCTTCCCGTGCCTGCTGCGGACAAGACCTGA
- a CDS encoding fatty acid desaturase family protein, which translates to MIEQDILDRPNAPATARDVAADEAARAGRAAIRKNGPEDKAMMRAAAELTRDIAKARPAIYWPDMLANAAVGYATLAGAILASSPWVALACALVSVLTLYRALLFIHELTHYHRDALPGFRFAWNLLVGVPMLIPSYMYEGVHSLHHSRVRYGTSEDPEYLPLALMKPWSLPVFALTSLLLPAALIVRGAILVPLGAVIPPVRRLVWERASSLSINPGFRRKAPEGEFARMVFWQEVGVSVWSIALIAASLAWGWRPLIIAVAIVAAVALLNQVRTLVAHLWENEGEQMSVTEQYLDSVNVPPPGVMAGLWAPVGLRYHALHHLLPSLPYHSLGEAHRRLAANLAPGSTYTKANYPGLMPLMSRLVASTMGRR; encoded by the coding sequence ATGATCGAACAGGATATCCTCGACAGGCCCAATGCGCCCGCGACCGCAAGAGATGTGGCCGCGGATGAGGCCGCGCGTGCCGGCCGTGCGGCGATTCGCAAGAATGGCCCCGAGGACAAGGCGATGATGCGCGCCGCCGCCGAACTGACGCGCGACATCGCCAAGGCACGCCCCGCGATCTACTGGCCCGACATGCTGGCCAATGCCGCCGTCGGCTATGCGACGCTGGCAGGCGCGATCCTGGCCAGTTCGCCGTGGGTGGCGCTGGCCTGCGCGCTGGTCTCGGTGCTGACGCTCTACCGCGCGCTGCTGTTCATCCACGAACTGACGCACTACCACCGCGATGCCCTGCCCGGCTTCCGCTTTGCCTGGAACCTCTTGGTCGGCGTGCCGATGCTGATCCCCTCGTACATGTATGAGGGCGTGCATTCGCTGCACCACTCGCGCGTGCGCTACGGCACATCCGAAGACCCGGAGTACCTGCCGCTGGCGCTGATGAAGCCGTGGTCGCTGCCGGTCTTCGCACTCACCTCGCTGCTGCTGCCTGCCGCGCTGATCGTACGCGGGGCGATCCTCGTGCCGCTGGGCGCGGTGATCCCGCCGGTGCGCCGTCTGGTGTGGGAGCGCGCCTCCTCGCTTTCGATCAACCCCGGCTTCCGTCGCAAGGCGCCCGAGGGCGAGTTCGCGCGCATGGTGTTCTGGCAGGAAGTGGGCGTCTCGGTCTGGTCGATCGCGCTGATCGCCGCGAGCCTTGCCTGGGGCTGGCGTCCGCTGATAATCGCCGTCGCCATCGTCGCTGCCGTCGCCCTGCTCAATCAGGTCCGCACGCTCGTCGCGCACCTGTGGGAGAACGAGGGCGAGCAGATGAGCGTGACCGAGCAGTACCTCGATTCGGTGAACGTGCCGCCGCCGGGCGTGATGGCAGGCCTGTGGGCGCCGGTCGGCCTGCGTTACCACGCGCTGCACCACCTGCTGCCCAGCCTGCCCTACCATTCGCTGGGCGAGGCGCACCGCCGCCTGGCCGCGAACCTTGCGCCGGGATCGACCTACACCAAGGCCAACTACCCCGGCCTGATGCCGCTGATGAGCCGCCTCGTCGCCAGCACGATGGGCCGCCGCTGA
- the clpS gene encoding ATP-dependent Clp protease adapter ClpS, which produces MSADPAGLARIALAPRAADDGGDRDGGTDAGDELGVATKTRARPKKPSQFKVLMLNDDYTPMEFVVLVLKRFFHMDLEAATRVMLHVHQRGVGVCGIFPYEIAETKVNQVMDFARQNQHPLQCTLEKA; this is translated from the coding sequence GTGAGCGCCGATCCCGCAGGACTTGCGAGGATCGCCCTCGCGCCTCGTGCTGCCGATGATGGCGGCGATCGCGATGGCGGGACCGATGCGGGAGACGAACTGGGCGTCGCCACCAAGACCCGTGCCCGGCCCAAGAAGCCGAGCCAGTTCAAGGTCTTGATGCTGAATGACGATTACACGCCGATGGAATTCGTCGTGCTGGTGCTCAAGCGCTTCTTCCACATGGATCTGGAAGCCGCGACGCGGGTGATGCTGCACGTCCACCAGCGCGGGGTCGGCGTCTGCGGGATTTTCCCTTACGAGATCGCCGAAACCAAGGTGAATCAGGTGATGGACTTCGCGCGTCAGAACCAGCACCCGCTTCAGTGCACGCTGGAAAAGGCCTGA